A genome region from Alphaproteobacteria bacterium includes the following:
- a CDS encoding heavy-metal-associated domain-containing protein: MKKLFTFALLLTLSTPALAAHNGPHIRVSVNGLVCDFCAVSMNKTFSKKTGVAAVDVNLTTKIVRIDMKPGADLGDDEIKKGIVDAGFTVVSIKRD; encoded by the coding sequence ATGAAAAAACTTTTTACGTTTGCCCTGCTGTTGACGCTATCCACGCCCGCCCTTGCCGCGCATAACGGCCCGCATATCCGGGTGTCGGTCAACGGGCTGGTCTGCGATTTCTGCGCCGTATCGATGAACAAGACGTTCTCGAAAAAAACCGGCGTCGCGGCCGTCGATGTCAACCTCACGACAAAAATCGTGCGGATCGACATGAAGCCCGGCGCGGATCTCGGCGATGACGAAATCAAGAAGGGCATCGTCGATGCGGGCTTCACCGTTGTCAGCATCAAAAGGGACTGA
- the rpmF gene encoding 50S ribosomal protein L32, with protein MAVPKKKTSKSRRNMRRAHHALSSPSVVEDKTTGEMVRPHHVCRKTGMYKGQAVIDVD; from the coding sequence ATGGCAGTTCCCAAGAAAAAGACCTCGAAATCGCGCCGCAACATGCGCCGTGCACACCACGCCCTGTCGTCGCCTTCGGTTGTCGAAGACAAAACGACCGGCGAAATGGTTCGTCCGCACCATGTCTGCCGCAAGACCGGCATGTACAAAGGCCAAGCCGTTATTGATGTTGATTAA